In Theobroma cacao cultivar B97-61/B2 chromosome 7, Criollo_cocoa_genome_V2, whole genome shotgun sequence, the genomic window atcatatacataatctcaTGGCATTCATCATGTTTTCTCAATCATCTCATCTAGTATATGGAATGTACATCATATACATTATCTAATGGCATTtatcatgcatacttaatcacctgatatggtatatggaatttacatcatatacataatcttaTAGTATACATCATGCATACTTAATTATCTcatatggtatatggaatttacatcatatacataatcttaTGGCATTCATCATACCAAACATGCACACTATAGCATCTATAAATAAGCATACAATATCTCGTACTCACACCAATCCGAAAACTGGAGTAATCGAGTGACTTTGCCCTGTGCGTGATTTGATTCTCCGTCGGTTGGCCATCGAACATGATTTGACTATGTCCAAGGGAGGACCActcattgatttgatttgtataTGATGGGAGATAGTCGTGGGAGGCTAAGATGGATATGATACGATCTTGATGTGATATTCTGGCAATTAGAGTGTGTTGTggaaaattatttgaataacaTAGATCGGCTTCAAGCGTAAGCTTAGTAACATATGTGATGATCTGAGGAGGCATTGAAAATGATGACATACCCTCATATTGGAGACGTAGGGATAATGATATGCCCTGTATTTGGAGAGGTTTGCTAGAACATCTAAGTGCACAGATAGTGCATATGATTTGTGTATGtgctctatatatatataaccaaTTTGGTTTATCTGCACCACGCACTGAGTATTATAGTACTCACTCATTTGTTTACCATGTGTAGATAAATAAACCATGAAGGAGCGTGGTAAAGGTCATCTATAGACAAACCTATTTTGGCATCCAATAGGTCCTTCATTTTGGTAACTCCACTGAGTTCGTCACAAGCTTCCGCTTATGGTTGGCTGCAATGAATGTAGGCACAACGTGCCATTTGAACCTATATGTAAGGGTTGTTATGTATGAACCCAATTTGAATGGTCAATGTATGgccttttgaatatttacaTGGATTGTACGCCAGGGATAATGTATTTATGTTTGAATttgttataaatatttgactaTAAATCCCTTGGCATATGTGTAATACGATTTTGAACTTTGAGGTTTGCTCGGGTCTAATTGGCTTACCTGCTAGGCTCATCGCTGATCATGGCCCCCAGGTTAGGTTGTGATAGGACAGATGATGGTTGGCAATTGAAAATGAGAATTTAAGTAATGGACATGAAGATGGAGCTATCTGAGAGAATATACCTTGGGTGAGGGTTTCCACAATGGAATAATATGGAAGGCTACAACTAGTGGTATGTTCTCTTCTAAGTCCTTTTGTAATATTGCTTGCAATCCGTACTCTGAATGTGATGAACTTTGTAAACGTATTTAGTTTGGTTATGCTCCGTATAGGGTTGAGATATTTGTGTGACAACTGATGTGAGAAAAAATTGCAGTTAAAATGTTGTTGAAAAGGCATTTAATTAGTGATGATCAAGCTAAATGTCTGCTATGTGATATTTGCTTTGAAACTGTATCTCATATATTCTTTTCATGTCATGAATCTTGGATGTTGTGGTGTTTGTGGTTCTCTGATTGGGGATTTAGTTGGATATCACATTGCTGtccaaaaaattttttttaggttGGGGAGATATTGGGATTTATggtgataaaaagaaaatatagttgATGGCGTTTTATGCTATAACCTGATCCATTTGGTTATTCTGAAACAATATTGTTTTTAATAGAAAAGTTTGGGATATAAGGCAGGTTTATGGCATGATTAAACCTCGAATAGCTGTTTGGGGTAAAGCTAAATGGCTAGAGTTGAAAATATCTGTCGATAATGTCTTTGTCTTTAGAAACCCAGCATCAATCTGTTTAGCACAGAAATCAGACAAATTCAGCAAAGAAGATAATTGGGTGGCATCTCAAATAGATTGGGttaaatttaatgttgatGGAGCCTCAGCTGGTAACCCGGGCAAGGTAGGAATTGGAGGAGTTTTATGGGATGGTCGTGGTGAATTAATCACGAAGTTTTCTAAACAAGTGGGTGTTTGTGATGCCAACCATGCGGAGATGCTTGCCATTCGAGAAGCCTTACCATTagttttcaaatatttaaaaaaatttcaattcaaattatgGGTTGAGAGTGATTATCGAAATGCCAGTGTCATGGACATGTAAGGCCAATAAGGCACCATTGAAATTTACTCAATGCGTGCTCCAAATTGAGtggtttcaaaaaaaaaaacattaattcTTGGACAGTGACACACACCTTGAGGGAGGCTAACTGTGATGCAGATGAGTTGGCCAAAAAGGGTGTTTCAAGAGAGGTGGACCTTGTTGAGTTTTATGGTGGATAGTAGTTAAGGTCGAGAGAATTTTTGATTCTATACAAGTCCGTGAGAATGAGACGTTCACACATGATGAAGTTGCATCATACTTGGTTTCCATTAGATGAGATTGAGTTTGAATGGAATTGGTGGCAATTGAAGTAATTGGGTAAGAGATGGAGTGCTGGacttgtaatttaaattagctTATCATATTATTTTGGTGGGGATGACGCGTTGCATTCATGATGTCTCAGAAACTCTTTATTTTGGGAAGGAGTGGGATTGTTtaatatgaaatgaaaagaagatATGGTGCTGGAGATTAAATTATTTGGATGGCTACGGTttccaaaaatatttaatcCGATAGCAAACGATAGGATTAAGACGTGGTGCATGTGCAATTAATGGTACGAGATATGTGATTCGGACACGATTCGACGGCATTTAAATGGGAAGCGGGCAGGAGCAACTGGCTGTTCTGACAGAAGCAGTTCGCTGACTTATTGTTTAACGGTCCCGTTTTATGTCCGAATTTGCTAGTTGTGGTTTAATACTTAAGACGTGGTGGGGTTTAGGGCTGgagatataataaaataataaatcatatacaaatttattataacaaatattagaataaatatcaaaatagtaattatattctataaatcaaattacataataattattttattatatttttatcttattctATTCTCGTAAAAATAACtaatatattatttcttttataataaatacTCTAGGTAGAGCCAAAATTATAACTACAAAATTTTGTAGCCTATCAAGAAACCTTCTCAATATGGTAAGTTTTTAATAGCATTGCCCTACTCCATCGCCATTTACGTGCACAAAATGCAAATAGTAGTATAGctttctttctattttggaaaaataaaatggataGGAACCTCATATTTAGCAGGTTTGAATATACTCAAATCTGCATACAATGAACGCTTCACCTCTTGACATTTGCTGTAACTAGATGTTGAAGAGGTCCAAAGACCTCTATCAAGATTGCAGAATTCATTAAAAGTACAACTAGATCAACTTATAGAAGCAATTAATTAGTAGTATTTATTTTGCGTAACTTGTTAAAATAACCCCATTAACAATTTTTCGGTGAACGCTGCACTGTCATCAATTGAGCTTGCAGGCAGCAGACCAATTTAAGGGCATGCTATTGAACTTTCATTTAAATCAAGTTAGATTTACCTGCAAGCTCTGATGATGAGGGTAACCAGAGCAACTAATAATTTGATTGGTTATTCTAATATTAAGGAGAACCAACTGGCTGATTCATAATCCtcttacaataaaaaaaaataaaaaaaaaagtcatgcATGTCTCAAACAAACTAAATCATTTGTAGATttattataacaaaaatacAACAAACATTAGAACAatatcaaaatagtaattatattctataaatcaattacataacaattattttttatatttttgtcttgaaATATTCCACACGCAACCGAAGTTATAACTACGAAATTTATTACCACAAACAACCGAGCCGGTACCACGAATACCAAAATCTGAGCCGGTACCAGAGGGAATGTCAAAGAAGCCAAACTTAACCAGTAGGAAGCAAAGCAAAGGCTGGTGATACAGAATAAGAAAAGCCTGGGATCCCTCAAACAATGGCGCAGCCAAGTAATTCCATCCCCCTTATGGTAGCGGTTTGTTTCCGTAATTGTCTTGTAGAGGTAGGAATCTTGAATATTGTCAAAATCAGAATCGGAAATATTAAGCCGCAGAGAATTGAAAGAAGACGCTACCTGCATGCCGTCGTTGGAAAATCTAGAGATAATTCCATCTGAACATAGGCACTCTACATCAGTCGGATATCTAATGAGACTGCTCATGAAAGAGGCGTAAGCGGTCAAATCCTTGGGGAATCCATTAGAACAACGCTCCAAGGCCACGCAGTTAACAAGGATGGCAATAAAGAGATCACTGACGGTTACAGGTGGGATTTCAAGCACTCCGTCCTTGAAATGGATATCGGTGAACCTATCGGTTCTTCTTGGCTTGAACTCTACACCTGACTTTCGGAGTTCCAATGCATTTTTTGTGAGATGAAAAAGTTCGGTTGTCTTTGAAGTTGATGGGTTCGACTGCGTAGAGAGTGTTGAGATTGCAGTCAAACAAGGATATAGGCTACTGATATTAGCCTCTACTTTGTTGATGAAACAGAGTTTGCATAAAAAACCATCAGaactttttcatttcattgttttcactatatatatttacagaACAGTTAACATGCACATAGAAACATCATTAACACTTGTCAAACTAAACAAACAAGTGTAGAGCATCAGTTACAAGGTACATGCATAACACCACGTATGGTGTTCTTTGTACAGCACAACAAAAACAATTTCCTGCACAGcatttaaataacaaaaaaccATGTCTCTGTCTTTACTTAGACACTTGCAAGCATTACATTCAACATTCCCCCTTAATGCTTGCTTGATGCACCATTAATTTGTTTCTCTGAAACTCAAACATTGGCTTCCTGAGTGCTTTAGTCATAATATCAGCAAGTTGATCTTCAGAAGGACAGTATTGGATGCAAATTTCACCCTTCTTTTCAGCATCCCTTGGAGCATGATATTTCACACTGATATGTTTAGTTTTTCCATGGAAGACAGGGTTTTTGGCCATAGCTATAGCAGATTTATTATCAAGCCACAAATCAGTAGCTTCAAGCTGAGGCATAGTGAGATCATGAAGAACCTTCCTCACCCAAATTGCATGATTTGCTGCTGAAGCTGCAGCCACATACTCAGCTTCCGCAGAAGATTGAGCAACCATGTCTTGCTTGTGGGAGCTCCAAGAAAATAAGCCATTTCCAAGAGTGAATACATACCCGGAAGTGCTCTTTGCATCATCTAGAGATCCAGCCCAGTCACTATCAGAAAATCCTGATAGTTTAACAGCCTTTGTCTGAGTGAACTTCAAACCATAAGCTGCTGTACCTTTTAAATACCTGAGTATTCTTTTTGCAGCAACAAAATGACAGCTTCTTGGTTTTTGCATAAAACGAGATAAATAGCTGACAGCAAACATAACATCAGGCCTTGTTGCACATAGGTACAGAAGACAACCGATAAGACTTCTATATTGAGAAGGATTTTCCAGTTCAAAACCAGATTGGGAAGATAACTTCTCATTAACTACCAGAGGTGAAGCAGTGGCTTTGCATTCATTCATCTGAAACTTTTTAAGCATTTCAAGCACATATTTGTGTTGAGAAACATGTATTCCACTATGAATCCTTTTGATTTCCAGCCCCAAAAAATAAGTCATATCTCCCAAATCGGACATATAAAATTCCTTCTCCATATTCTGTTTGAATTTTCTAACAGCATCTTCACTTCCCCCTGTCACTAGTAAGTCATCCACAAACAAGGATAGGATTAGTGGAGCCTCATTGCTGTGTTTTAACACATAAAGAGTTGCTTCATTAGGACTCTTTTGGAATCCTTGATCAAGCAGGTAAGTGTTAATCCTGCTGTACCAAGCACGAGgtgcttgttttaatccataaaGAGCCTTGTGAAGTCTGTACACCTTTCCTCGTCCAGAACAGAGTTCAAATCCCGGTGGTTGCTCCACATAAATTTCTTCATCAAGCttcccatttaaaaatgctGATTTAACATCCAAGTGAAAGAGTTTCCACTGGAATGCAGCAGCCAAAGCTATAAGCAATCTAATAGTGTCCAATCGAGCCACTGGTGCAATGGTTTCTTGGAAATCAATACCAAGTATTTGAGAATAGCCCTTCACTACTAGTCTTGCCTTGTACCTGTTTAAAGTGCCATCAGGATTGagctttcttttaaaaatccatttgacCCCAATTACTTGTCGATCCTTAGGCCTATCCACCAGAGACCAAGTTTTGTTTTTGACTATCATATTCAGTTCTTCCTTCATAGCTGTAACCCAATGCTCATAAACTGCAGCAACTTCATAAGAGTTAGGTTCTGTGATAGCCATATGACATCTCTCATAAATGTTTTGAATAGACCTTACTCCTCTAACTGGAGCTTCATCAACTGTTTCATCATCAACAAGAATTTGAGAATCAGTATGTTGATATTTTGATACATCAATAAATTCATTCGAATCTACAGCTTGGCTTTGCTCCCAATTCCAGCTCCTATTCTCATCAAATACAACATTCCTGCTAACAGAAATTCTACCAAATTCAACCTGAAATATTCTATATGCTTTGGACTTCAAACTATATCCAATCAGAACCCCAATCTGAGCCTTTGGTTGAAGTTTGTCTCTCTGTTCCTCAGGTATATGTTGATAACAAAGACTTCCAAACACTCGCAAATGATCTACAGAAGGCCTGGTCCCATACCATGCTTCATATGGAGTGATATTTTGTTTTGCTCGAGTAGGAATAATATTGAGCAAGTATACTGCTGTCGAGGCTGCTTCTGCCCAAAATCTTTTGGGCATATTTTTCTCAAGCATCAAGCACCTGCACATCTCAAGTACTGTGcgattttttctttcacttacCCCATTTTGTTGGGGGCAATATGGAGCTGTTAGCTGGTGAAAGATCCCTTCCTTCtctaaaaatttagaaaattctTGAGATGTGTACTCACCACCATTATCTGATCTGAGTACCTTGATTTTCATACCAGACTCTAACTCAGCTCGAGCTTTAAATTTCTGGAACCAACTGAAAGTTTCTGACTTCTGTTTCATAAAGAATATCCAGCAGAACCTGGTCAGATCATCTATAAATGTAACAAAGTACCTGCTCCCATTTAATGACTCTTCACTTAGAGGACCTCCAACATCtgaatggataagattaagCTTATCCTTTGATTTGCTAAAACTGGCAGTGGGATAAGGCTTTCGAGTTATTTTTCCAAGCTGACAAGTTTGGCAAATAGGGCCACATTCTGATAATTTGGGAAGCTTATCTGCAAGACCTGAATTACTCAACTGTATCAATGAATTATAATTGCAGTGACCAAATCTCTTGTGCCACAGAGAAGTCAAATTTGAGTGAACTTCTGTTGCCTGCAAACATGCATCTTTCCAGTTCACTGGGAAACAATTTTGTTTCATAGAGATGTTCATCATATAATCACCATTAGGAGCATAAATAGTGCAAGACATATCTTTAAACAATAAGACATAGTTATGCTTAAGCATTTGTCCTACACTTAATAGATTTTTAGTGATTTCTGGCACTAAGAGAACTGCAAACTCATACCTGGCACCAGAAGAAGTTTGAATTGGCACTAACCCTTTTCCTGTTGCTTGCAAATAAACACCATTCCCAATCTCAACTTTCGAACGGTATTAATCATCTATTTCAACAAATAGCTTCACATTTGGAGTCATGTGATTTGAAGCTCCACTGTCCAAAAGCCAAAGGCTTGCATCAACAGTTTTTAAATTTCCAGTTTGAGCCATAAACAAATGCTCTTCAGCTGTTTCAGCTTTCTCAACTGGTTCATCAGCCTTGACTTGAGTCTCGACTTTGTTTTTGCAAACTCTCTGTACATGCCCCAATTGGTTACAATTTCTGCACCTCACATTTGGTCTAAACCAACAACTAGCCTCAGCATGACCCTTTCTCTTGCAGTGAGAACATATATGAGCCTTGCCTTTTTTCTGTTGATTTCTGTATACAGATTGAACCCCtttatctttctctttctgTTCAACAGGACCTTTTCTTGTGCTTGTCTCTCCCActgtttttcctttcattttagCAAATAGGACATTTGCAGTTACACTCTCACTTCTCATAACTCTCCTGTGTTCAGCAGCTTGGAGAGCATATGCAACATCTGATAGTGACATTTTGGAGAGTTCCCTTTCCAGAGAAGCAACTGTTGCTTCAAATCTTTCTGGTAGAGATACAAGAGCCTTTTGAACAACTATTTTTTCTGAAATATCCTCTCCCGAGAGTCTGAGTTGATTAACAACTCTCATAAGTCTGCTGATGAAGTCTTTTGCATTTTCAGAATCCTTCATTCTCATTGTATCAAACTCCCTAGTCAAGTTCATAATTTGCATGTCTTTGGTTCTTTCAGAACCTTCAAACTGAACTTTCAGTCTTTCCCAAGCATCTTTGGCAGTTTTACACCCCATAATTCTTACAAACATAGCATCTGTAAGAGCTCCCTGGATGTAAGACAAGGCTCGGAATCGTTTAGCCACTTCCTCGTGGTGCTGCTTTACTTGAGCAGGGGTTGCATTATCCTTCAAAGCTGGAACTTCAGCTCCTGATTCAACAGCATCCCAGAGGTCCAGACCCCTAAGATATGACTCCATTTTCTCAAACCAAATTGGATAATTTTCTCCATTGAACGCTGGAGGTGATTGAAAGCTGAATGCAGTATTTGATGGAGAGGGAGAGGCCATAGTTTTTCAAGTGAGTGTATGGTTTATTTCAGAGAAAGTGTTACTTGGATTCAACTGTCTATACGGTCCCTTAAGAGCTTAATtcagctctgataccatgttgAGATTGCAGTCAAACAAGGATATAGGCTACTGATATTAGCCTCTACTTTGTTGATGAAACAGAGTTTGCATAAAAAACCATCAGaactttttcatttcattgttttcactatatatatttacagaACAGTTAACATGCACATAGAAACATCATTAACACTTGTCAAACTAAACAAACAAGTGTAGAGCATCAGTTACAAGGTACATGCATAACACCACGTATGGTGTTCTTTGTACAGCACAACAAAAACAATTTCCTGCACAGcatttaaataacaaaaaaccATGTCTCTGTCTTTACTTAGACACTTGCAAGCATTACATTCAACAGAGAGGTGATACTCCTTTTGCCCTGAGCTGGTGGCAGGGGTTTTTAGGAGTAAACCATCTGCTAGCCGCATTTGTTTTCTGCTCAATGAATTTAAGCAGACCTTTGCTTTCAAAAAGATAGTCTTGAGAAACAAGGAGAGTGAATTGTTCGATGGATTTGATGGCCGGATGGTCTGGAGAAACAAGTCAAGTAAATGTTTGGATTCTTCCAAATGGTTGAATTTGCAGGCGAAACCCAAGGATCGAGGGAAGGCTagatcaaaaattttgaaggcCATAGTGAGTACAGATACAGAAACTGTTGTTGTCCCTTCTTCACTTTTTGATAAAGCAGGGGGTCTGCCATGGTTCAATGGGGAAATGAAAATCCCCATCTACAAATTCTTCACTCCTGCCAAAATGGCGTAGGACCTCCATTATGAAGCAAGCATCAACTAACATCATTTCAACGAATTCGGCGCTGGACATTGACAAATCCTCTGAGTAACATCTTCTTGTACGTCGTTCCAGTTTCACCATCGGTCGGACATAGAAGCATAAATCTTTGCCTTGGTTTCTTGTCCGAGACAGAAATTTCTCAAGAAATGAATACTTGTATTTGTCAAGTGGAAGGTTTTTACCCCTATGGTAAGGCCCTATAGGGTTGAAAATGCCCTCCCTGAAAAATCGGTTaaccatttatttttttcatttttgcctCTGTCAGGGGCGATTTTCAGCACCTGGCAGTGCgtgtttttttggttttgccCTTGTACGAATCGTTCGCGGTTGTTTTGCTTCCCTGCTTAGCCAGCTGGCTTTTCAATTTCCCTCTGGAATGTTCGTCATATTCATTCTAATCCTGGCTTAATTCTGCTTAATTAGAGTGTTTGATCTGTTTTTAagctaaattaattaataacacTTGTTTTTGGGTCCAGGCTTTAGTAATGGGTACAGGACACATCAGGCCCAATACAAGTACTAAGTTTTAAaagtaatagaaaataaaatgaaataaaaacaaaaactaaaaattaaaaaaataaagataaaaattaaaatcaaagtaaagTACAATAATCAAAATGGTGTTTACAAGGgcaagaaataagttttaaaaataacatgtCTACAAGGGcgagaaaaaaattgtaaacaTAACGTCAATTAAATATTGGTCAATCAATATTTCCGATTCTTGAATGATCGATTTTTGACTTTCATCTAATTCTGATTGCCATTGGCACCAACGAATTATAATTACCGGTACCAGACGCAATGTCAAAGAAGCCAAACTTAACCAGTAGGAAGCACAGCAAAGGTTGGTGATACAGAATAAAACAATCCTGGGATCTCTCAAACAATGGCGCAGCCAAGTAATTCCATCCCCCTCACGATAGCGGTTTGTTTCCATTATTGTCTTGTAGAGGTAGGAATCTTGAATATTGTCAATATCAGAATCAGAAATATTAGGTTGAAGAGAATTGAAAGAAGACGCCACCTGTACGTCGTCGTTGGAAAATCTAGAGATAATTCCATCTGAACATAGGCACTCTACATCAGTCGGACATTTAATCAAACTGCTCATGAAAGAGGCATAAGCGGTCAAATCTTTGGAGCGTCCAGTAGAACAATGCTCCAAGGCCACGCCGTTAACAAGGATGACGATAAAGAGATCATTGACGGTTACAGGTGGGATTTCAAGCACTCCGTCCTTGAATTGGATATCCGTGAACCTATCGGCTCTTCGTGGCCTGAACTCTATACCTGACTCTAGGAGTTCCCGTGCACTTTTTGAGAGATGAACCTGTTCAAGTTTGGCTGTCTTTGAGGTTGATGGTTTCGAATGCTTAGACAGTTGATATTCCTTTTGCTTTGAGCTGGTGGTAGAGGTTTCTAGAATTTGACTGTCTGCTACTTTTGTGATGCGCATTTGGTACCTACTTCTGATGTAATGGAGAAGTAAGTAACAAACTGAAATGATATCCTTGAGAAACGAGGGGAGTGAAGTCGTCGATGGTTTTGATGGGCGGATGGTCTGGAGAAACAAGTCAAGTAAATGTTTGGGTTCTTCCAAATGGTTGAATTTGCAGGCGAAATCCAAGGATCGAGGGAAGGCTAGATCAAAAATTTTGTAGGCCATAGTGATTACAGAAACAGAAACTGTTATGGTCCCTTCTTCACTCTTTGATAAAGCAGACAACTCTTCaagaataaagaaaggaaTTTGGTTCTCTAGCAAGAGCAGGTCTCGAACCAAAATGGGGGTCTGCCATGGTTCAATGGGGAAACTTAAATCCCCATCTACAAATTCTTCACTCCTTCTGCCAAAACGGCGTAGGACCTCAATTATGAAGCAAGCATCAACTAACATCATTTCAACGAATTCGGCGCTGGGCATTGACAAATCCTCTGAGTAACATCTTCTTGTACGTCGTTCCAGTTTCATCATCCGTCGGACATAGAAGCATAAATCTTTGCCTAGGTTTCTTGTCCGAGACAGAAATTTCTCAAGAAGTGAATACTTGCATTTGTCAAGTGGAAGGTTTTTACCCCTATGGTAAGGCCCTATAGAAGCCAATTGAGGCTCTTGGAATGCTAATCCAGGAAAAGGAGTTCTAAAGATGCAGGGAGAAGAGGTATTACAAGATCTATCTCCATAATGATTGACTTGCGTGTATGCCATAAGCCGCAGTCGTCGGGATCTGCTGGACCTTGGCAGGAAATCTTTTGCAGTTGCCTGTGAATAACGATGTCTTTAGTTTCTCAATTCTCAAACGAAAAAAACAACGGGGAATTAacttttaaaactaataatagGATACTTCTCTAAATAGGTAAAAACtatacatacatacaatatatatatatNNNNNNNNNNNNNNNNNNNNNNNNNNNNNNNNNNNNNNNNNNNNNNNNNNNNNNNNNNNNNNNNNNNNNNNNNNNNNNNNNNNNNNNNNNNNNNNNNNNactatatatataatatatatatatactatatatatatatatatatagtagtaattatattatataagaACACAGTTTAATATAATCTTAACCaaactgtaaaagaaattttattttatatcatgatcataaataaatatccatccaaaaagaaaatgtttacATCCGGATGGAGCTGGAATTCCAGTTCCTCATGGTGAGAGTTGTCTTGATCTTGACGGGTTGAAATACGTCTTCCCCGGTCCTCGTCTTCCTCGTTCTTCTTGCTAGTCGAGCTCCTACGCTTCATTGGTCCTTTCACTTCTCTTTGCAAGGCAAATTGCTTTAATGAGGTAACGGACCAAAGAAGAGACCTTCTCCAGGTTGCAGATCtagtgtttttggttttaaagacaGTTGGTTtgtcttaaaagcaaaaggaaaGGCAAAGTGCATGGAAAGAGTGAAACCTGAGTTGCCTTTTATCGGATTCCCGGTAGCTTCCTTTTTAATATgtaataaaaggaaaatacaGCTATTCATAAATGGACATAAGGTATAAGACGTTTTTGAGAATGatcttttttataattttaattatttttagctaggagaaaaaaaatgataaaattatctttaatgaaatcgaCTCATTCGTTAGGCTCCGCGCCTCAACCCGAACAACTTGAAACCTATTAATGGGTCAAGTATGTCCTTTATGTGAACCACAACTGTTCAGTTTTCATCGAGAGACCATACATATCCACAGAAGCAAGTCTGCAAAAGCATTCCTCGACAGTTCAACTTTCAATCATTTTGGCAGTGGTAGGAGCCTTTTGGAGTGGTTATTATTCGCACAAAGGTAGTTCACATATTGAGCAGTGTGAGGAAGTTGACATTACGTTAAGaaaggtataatatttttttatgaatttttttattttattttgaaccatgTAGAGGTTTTTGACAGAATGGTTATTGTTTATGTTTAGGGTTAAAGTTTTTGAGCATAAACCTATACATATTACacattcatatttatatttatgttgtttgaaattttgaatataaacaTGAAGGTGGTATTGTTGGTGTTTAGGGGTGGAAAGGTGACCGACCATGCGTGACTGGTTGATATGTATGTGTTAGGAATTCGGTTGAGGGTTTAGATGTTGCGTGAGTGAGGGCGTGCTTATGTGGTTGGCACCTTTTGCTTGAGTGGATTTTGGCATGGGGTCACGTTGCGGTTGCGTGATTGAAAAAGGGTTCAACTTAGCATGACTGATTGATAGGtcattgcgtgactggtttCTATGTTATTGcgtaaatattgttttggcaTGGCGTCAGTTAGTGTGTGTGTGATTCGATTAGTTGTTCTTAGAATTACGTGACTtgtttataaatcattgtgtGATTTAATGTTAGTAATTGTGTGACTAATTgattaggcattgcgtgactattGTTGTAGGAAATTGCACGAGTGTCATAACCACATAAAATTTATCTGCATGGATTCATTCTGTATTATTTTGGGTCAATTGTAATGCTTTAATgtg contains:
- the LOC18594916 gene encoding UPF0481 protein At3g47200, encoding MKRRSSTSKKNEEDEDRGRRISTRQDQDNSHHEELEFQLHPDATAKDFLPRSSRSRRLRLMAYTQVNHYGDRSCNTSSPCIFRTPFPGLAFQEPQLASIGPYHRGKNLPLDKCKYSLLEKFLSRTRNLGKDLCFYVRRMMKLERRTRRCYSEDLSMPSAEFVEMMLVDACFIIEVLRRFGRRSEEFVDGDLSFPIEPWQTPILVRDLLLLENQIPFFILEELSALSKSEEGTITVSVSVITMAYKIFDLAFPRSLDFACKFNHLEEPKHLLDLFLQTIRPSKPSTTSLPSFLKDIISVCYLLLHYIRSRYQMRITKVADSQILETSTTSSKQKEYQLSKHSKPSTSKTAKLEQVHLSKSARELLESGIEFRPRRADRFTDIQFKDGVLEIPPVTVNDLFIVILVNGVALEHCSTGRSKDLTAYASFMSSLIKCPTDVECLCSDGIISRFSNDDVQVASSFNSLQPNISDSDIDNIQDSYLYKTIMETNRYREGDGITWLRHCLRDPRIVLFCITNLCCASYWLSLASLTLRLVPVIIIRWCQWQSELDESQKSIIQESEILIDQYLIDVMFTIFFSPL